A genomic segment from Fibrobacter sp. encodes:
- the asd gene encoding archaetidylserine decarboxylase (Phosphatidylserine decarboxylase is synthesized as a single chain precursor. Generation of the pyruvoyl active site from a Ser is coupled to cleavage of a Gly-Ser bond between the larger (beta) and smaller (alpha chains). It is an integral membrane protein.) translates to MRLLPKNAASRAFGALTRLRLPVISKVARNMFCSYYKLNMDESEYPLEHYANIGELFIRHLKPGMRPIADSEIVSPVDGVLSQTATFDEKQELIQAKGKTYTLKDLLRDEEMAKRFEGGAFATIYLAPFNYHRIHSPAKAQVLDASYCPGTLWPVNVGSVERVEGLFCINERLTSHLRLDDGSEMLVVKVGATNVGRIGVAYTDELLVNAGKLPRNKKRFDWMPKATISVEKGGELGRFEMGSTVILVVDKKIRERNPELFKNRVGQAVKVGEAL, encoded by the coding sequence ATGAGGTTGTTGCCGAAGAATGCGGCAAGCCGCGCCTTTGGTGCCTTGACCCGTCTTCGTCTTCCGGTGATTTCCAAGGTTGCACGTAACATGTTCTGCAGCTACTACAAGCTGAATATGGATGAATCTGAATATCCCCTGGAACATTACGCCAACATCGGTGAACTTTTTATCCGTCACCTTAAGCCGGGCATGCGTCCCATTGCGGATTCCGAAATTGTAAGCCCCGTAGATGGAGTGCTTTCCCAGACTGCAACTTTTGACGAAAAGCAGGAACTGATTCAGGCCAAGGGCAAGACCTATACCCTTAAGGATTTGCTTCGCGATGAAGAAATGGCTAAGCGTTTTGAAGGTGGAGCCTTTGCCACGATTTATCTGGCACCCTTCAATTACCATAGAATCCATAGCCCTGCCAAAGCCCAGGTTCTTGATGCAAGCTATTGCCCTGGTACATTGTGGCCGGTAAATGTGGGTAGCGTAGAACGTGTAGAAGGTTTGTTCTGCATCAATGAACGCCTTACCAGTCATCTTCGCCTTGATGATGGTTCCGAAATGCTGGTGGTGAAGGTTGGTGCGACCAACGTAGGCCGCATTGGCGTAGCCTATACCGATGAACTGCTTGTTAACGCAGGCAAGCTTCCTCGCAACAAGAAACGTTTCGACTGGATGCCCAAGGCTACCATTAGTGTGGAAAAGGGTGGCGAACTGGGCCGTTTTGAAATGGGTAGTACCGTTATTCTCGTTGTAGACAAGAAGATCCGCGAACGTAATCCGGAACTTTTCAAGAACCGTGTTGGCCA